The window TGGATCTTTAGAGTTAAGTACAACTCTGATGGCACATTCAAGAAGTACAAGGCCATGCTGGTTTTCCCATGGCTTCTCTCAGAAACCTGGGTTTGATTTTACTAAGACCTACAGCCCAGTAGTTAAACCAACTTTAATCAGATTAGTCTTGACACTTGCATTAGCAAACAATTGGCCAATTAGATAATTGGATGTAAATAATGCATTTTTTCATGGAAAGTTGCTTGAGGATATGTACATGCAACAGCCACAGGGCTATGTGCAAGGTGGTGGGAAGTTGGTCTGCAAACTTACCAAGGCGTTGTATGGTATAAAATAGGCTCTAAGGGCCTGGTATCATAAGCTATCTACAGCTATGCATCAACTTTGATTCTCTACCACAGCCTCTGATGTTTCAGTCTTCATCAAATTTGATGCCAATGTCACCACCTTTGTTCTTGTGTATGTAGATGATGTAATCATCACTAGAAGCTCAACCAGTGCTATGACTGCTGTGGTGAATTAGCTGAATTTTAAGTTTGTACTCAAAGATATGGGGGACCTTCATTACTTTCTAGGCATTCAAGTTAGCAAGACTAAGGGTGGAGGACTATTACTCAGCCAAGAGAAATATGTCAATGATTTACTGGGTAAGGCAGGCATGATAGGCTGCAAACCTTGTAGAACACCTCTCCCATCATCACTAAAAATCTCTCAGTTTGGTGGTGATAAGTTTGATGAACCAGAACTTTATCGTTCACTGGTAGGCAGTCTTCAGTATCTCACAGTTACAAGACTAGAGCTTGCTTATGCTGTAAGCAAAATCTTTCAGTTCATGTAGGACCAGTTGGAGTCTCACTGGAAACTAGTAAAAAGAATCCATGTAAGTGGCACAATCAAATATGACTTACATCTCTGCAGGAATGAATCTTTGAATATCACAACCTATTGTGATTTAGAC is drawn from Arachis hypogaea cultivar Tifrunner chromosome 12, arahy.Tifrunner.gnm2.J5K5, whole genome shotgun sequence and contains these coding sequences:
- the LOC112729822 gene encoding uncharacterized mitochondrial protein AtMg00810-like; the protein is MGDLHYFLGIQVSKTKGGGLLLSQEKYVNDLLGKAGMIGCKPCRTPLPSSLKISQFGGDKFDEPELYRSLVGSLQYLTVTRLELAYAVSKIFQFMNESLNITTYCDLDWGRDPDDRKLTGGICVLLGSNLVFWSSKKQSVVARSSTEAEYRAMADLVAELIWIKNLLSELRVTISLLPYTVIT